In Populus nigra chromosome 1, ddPopNigr1.1, whole genome shotgun sequence, one genomic interval encodes:
- the LOC133671985 gene encoding N-terminal acetyltransferase A complex auxiliary subunit NAA15: MGASLPPKEANLFKLIVKSYESKQYKKGLKAADAILKKFPDHGETLSMKGLTLNCMDRKSEAYDLVRLGLKNDLKSHVCWHVYGLLYRSDREYREAIKCYRNALRIDPDNIEILRDLSLLQAQMRDLTGFVETRQQLLSLKPNHRMNWIGFAVAHHLNSNGSKAVEILEAYEGTLEDDYPPDNERCEHGEMLLYKISLLEECGSLERALEELHKKESKIVDKLTLKEQEVSLLVKLGHLEEGAEVYRALLSINPDNYRYCEGLQKCVGLYSENGLSSSDIDQLDALYKSLGQQYTWSSAVKRIPLDFLQGDKFHEAADNYIRPLLTKGVPSLFSDLSPLYNHPGKADILEKLILELENSLRISGGYPGRPEKEPPSTLMWTLFFLAQHYDRRGQYDVALSKIDEAIGHTPTVIDLYSVKSRILKHAGDLPAAATLADEARCMDLADRYINSECVKRMLQADQVALAEKTAVLFTKDGDQHNNLHDMQCMWYELASGESYFRQGDLGRALKKFLAVEKHYADITEDQFDFHSYCLRKMTLRAYVAMLKFQDRLHSHAYFHKAAAGATRCYINLFDSPSKSTAEEDDEMSKLPPSQRKKLRQKQKKAEARAKKEAEVRNEESSASGVSKLGKRHVKPVDPDPNGEKLLQVEDPLLEATKYLKLLQKHSPDSLETHLLSFNVNMRKKKILLALQAVKQLLRLDAESADSHRCLVRFFHTVGTMTAPVTDTEKLVWSVLEAERPLISQLHEKSLTEANMVFFEKHEDSLMHRAAVAEMLSVLEPNKKLEAVKLIEDSTNNPAPTNGALGPVNEWKLKDCIAVHKLLVEVLNDPDAALRWKLRCAQYFPCSTYFEGKCSSAASNSVYGQIAKNPENGGSNHSDGGEIADFVESNGKLETFKDLTI; encoded by the exons atgggAGCTTCTCTGCCTCCCAAAGAGGCTAACCTCTTCAAGCTCATCGTC AAATCATATGAAAGTAAACAGTACAAGAAGGGACTGAAGGCAGCAGATGCTATCTTGAAGAAGTTTCCAGACCATGGAG AAACTTTATCAATGAAGGGTTTGACATTAAATTGCATGGATCGAAAATCTGAAGCATATGATCTTGTTCGACTTGGCCTAAAG AATGACCTTAAAAGTCATGTTTGCTGGCATGTTTATGGCCTTCTTTACCGTTCTGACCGAGAGTATAGGGAGGCCATCAAATGCTATCGAAATGCATTGAGAATAGATCCAGACAATATTGAAATACTGAGGGACTTGTCACTCTTGCAG GCTCAAATGCGGGACCTGACAGGTTTCGTTGAGACAAGACAACAACTTCTATCCCTGAAACCAAATCATCGCATGAACTGGATTGGCTTTGCTGTTGCCCATCATTTGAACTCAAA TGGTTCAAAAGCAGTTGAAATTCTTGAAGCATATGAAGGGACACTGGAAGATGATTATCCTCCAGATAATGAACGATGTGAGCATGGGGAAATGCTTTTGTATAAG ATCTCTTTATTAGAGGAATGCGGTTCTCTTGAGAGAGCTCTGGAGGAGTTGCATAAGAAAGAGTCGAAAATT GTTGATAAACTGACTCTTAAAGAACAAGAGGTTTCTCTATTAGTGAAGCTTGGCCATCTTGAAGAAGGTGCTGAAGTGTACAGGGCATTACTTTCCATTAATCCTGACAACTACAG GTATTGTGAAGGCCTACAAAAATGTGTTGGGCTGTATTCGGAAAATGGTCTTTCCTCTTCTGATATTGATCAATTAGATGCCTTGTACAAATCACTTGGGCAGCAATACACTTGGTCATCTGCTGTTAAG agaATACCGCTTGATTTTCTACAAGGTGACAAGTTTCATGAAGCTGCAGATAACTATATTAGGCCCCTCCTGACGAAG GGAGTTCCTTCATTATTCTCAGATCTTTCACCACTATACAATCACCCTGGAAAG GCAGACATACTGGAGAAACTCATTCTTGAACTGGAGAATTCACTTAGGATAAGTGGGGGATACCCTGGGAG GCCAGAAAAAGAGCCTCCTTCAACACTTATGTGGACCTTGTTTTTCTTGGCTCAG CATTATGACAGACGGGGACAGTATGATGTTGCTCTTAGTAAAATTGACGAGGCTATAGGGCACACTCCAACTGTGATTGATTTATATTCTGTCAAG AGCCGCATTCTGAAGCATGCCGGTGATTTGCCAGCCGCTGCCACTTTGGCAGATGAAGCTAGATGTATGGATCTTGCAGATCGATATATAAACAGTGAATGTGTTAAACGTATGCTGCAGGCTGATCAG GTGGCTTTGGCAGAAAAAACTGCTGTTTTGTTTACAAAAGATGGGGATCAGCACAATAACCTTCATGACATGCAGTGCATGTG GTATGAACTTGCATCTGGTGAGAGTTACTTCCGTCAAGGTGATCTTGGGCGGGCTTTGAAGAAGTTTTTAGCAGTGGAGAAGCACTATGCAGATATAACTGAAGATCAATTTGACTTCCATTCCTATTGTTTAAGGAAAATGACTCTACGAGCCTATGTGGCAATGCTCAAATTTCAAGATCGTTTGCATTCACATGCATATTTCCACAAAGCAGCAGCTGGAGCTACCAG ATGTTACATAAATTTGTTTGACTCTCCTTCAAAGTCAACAgctgaagaagatgatgaaatgTCAAAGCTGCCTCCTTCTCAGAGAAAGAAGTTGAggcaaaaacagaaaaaggcaGAAGCCCGAGCTAAGAAA GAGGCTGAGGTGAGAAATGAAGAATCAAGTGCCAGTGGTGTTTCTAAGTTGGGTAAGCGGCATGTTAAACCTGTAGATCCAGATCCAAATGGGGAAAAATTATTGCAG gttgaaGATCCATTGTTGGAAGCTACAAAGTACTTGAAGCTGCTTCAGAAACATTCACCTGACTCTTTGGAGACACACTTGCTTTCTTTCAATGTaaatatgagaaagaaaaaaattctactCGCCCTTCAG GCTGTAAAGCAATTGCTAAGGTTGGATGCTGAAAGTGCCGATTCCCATCGCTGCTTG GTTAGATTCTTCCATACAGTGGGCACAATGACTGCTCCCGTGACAGATACTGAGAAACTTGTTTGGAGTGTCTTGGAAGCAGAGCGTCCATTGATTAG TCAATTGCATGAGAAATCTCTCACTGAAGCAAATATggttttctttgaaaaacaTGAAG ATTCTTTAATGCATAGAGCTGCAGTGGCTGAAATGCTATCTGTTTTGGAACCTAACAAGAAACTAGAGgctgttaaattaattgaagatTCAACCAACAACCCTGCACCAAC AAATGGAGCACTTGGACCAGTCAATGAATGGAAACTCAAAGACTGTATTGCAGTCCACAAGCTCCTAGTAGAAGTTCTTAATGACCCAGATGCTGCATTGA GGTGGAAATTGCGTTGTGCCCAATACTTCCCTTGCTCAACATACTTTGAAGGCAAGTGCAGCTCAGCTGCATCCAATTCAGTGTACGGTCAGATTGCCAAGAACCCTGAGAATGGAGGCTCAAACCATTCTGATGGTGGTGAAATTGCAGATTTTGTTGAATCAAATGGAAAGCTGGAAACTTTCAAGGATCTTACCATCTGA